A stretch of the Lactuca sativa cultivar Salinas chromosome 9, Lsat_Salinas_v11, whole genome shotgun sequence genome encodes the following:
- the LOC111918016 gene encoding 30S ribosomal protein 3, chloroplastic, with amino-acid sequence MLSMSIHQGINIIGITSPTSSPQNTIALGFLKTPAPPSSSFCNNNSKLLHRFHNLSISAAVQEAIVEEAPLPTPPDQKDEVKKVVEKPRLVLKFIWMEKNIGLGLDQVIPGHGSVPLSPYFFWPRKDAWEELKTTLESKPWISQKKMIILLNQATDIINLWQQSGGNLTS; translated from the exons ATGTTGTCAATGTCTATTCATCAAGGAATCAATATCATCGGCATCACATCACCAACTTcatctccccaaaataccattgcTCTTGGATTCTTGAAAACCCCAGCCCCACCCTCCTCGTCTTTCTGCAACAACAACTCCAAACTCCTTCATAGATTCCATAACCTCTCCATTTCAGCAGCTGTCCAAGAAGCCATTGTTGAAGAAGCTCCATTACCCACTCCTCCTGATCAAAAAGAcgag GTGAAGAAAGTGGTGGAAAAGCCAAGGTTAGTGTTGAAGTTCATATGGATGGAGAAGAACATAGGGCTTGGGCTTGATCAAGTGATACCAGGACATGGGAGTGTCCCTTTGAGTCCTTACTTCTTTTGGCCAAGGAAAGATGCTTGGGAAGAACTCAAGACAACTTTGGAAAGCAAGCCATGGATCTCTCAAAAGAAGATGATCATCCTCCTCAATCAAGCTACTGATATCATCAATCTTTGGCAACAAAGTGGTGGAAATTTGACTTCCTAA
- the LOC111918015 gene encoding uncharacterized protein LOC111918015 — translation MTHADSVGMMKKMASGTDFAKDIENNIKRCLELEEKSKMDEIKCMMLELEVEDLKERNKELEEQITRIQKVKNNDEKGKVTIVDLTGDENENVGLMIENKVLECEKMKAESELSFWKEKAKQLMSQVCELESKLNEDGILHLKKDDSISTPKSANETLETGAKLEYCSKVRKRLQFEENGCSNKKLAPSTPGFAPPFSGVIDISDEDVSDNQIPEVKKLSDSTLKTTPECINLEHIDEIEDDMFGFTSGKRKRCSNIVTSDNETSDDDDDDDDAPICTLIKKDYKDEDKDDISRVPLRRLRKLDDMNKSGNSLSEDEEDDDSLGGFIVESSESESESGSGDSDTDGCDESEDGLNGYKLTLDKIRRKKDLNMKWELEGDMLADFGKNPELCMKAVCVLYKQQTKDEKECKATIYHNERGFSQPDAKRASKVAEFLTEKDPNCDLKKTVEELKRYDSKGIKYCRRLAIKYSKQLFEIYKNKEDPNFMP, via the exons ATGACCCATGCCGACAGTGTTGGAATGATGAAAAAGATGGCTAGTGGAACAGATTTTGCGAAGGATATAGAGAACAATATAAAAAGATGTCTTGAATTGGAAGAAAAGAGCAAAATGGATGAAATCAAGTGTATGATGTTGGAACTGGAGGTTGAAGATTTAAAGGAAAGGAACAAGGAACTTGAAGAGCAAATCACAAGGATTCAGAAGGTCAAGAACAATGATGAAAAGGGGAAAGTTACTATCGTTGATCTTACAGGTGATGAAAACGAGAATGTCGGGTTGATGATTGAAAACAAAGTTTTGGAATGTGAGAAAATGAAAGCAGAAAGTGAGCTTTCTTTTTGGAAAGAGAAGGCTAAACAATTGATGTCACAAGTTTGTGAATTGGAGTCAAAGCTGAATGAAGATGGAATTCTTCATTTGAAAAAAGATGATTCGATCTCAACTCCCAAATCTGCCAATGAAACATTAGAGACAGGGGCAAAACTGGAATATTGTAGCAAAGTTAGAAAGCGTTTACAATTTGAGGAAAACGGATGCTCCAACAAGAAACTTGCTCCATCTACACCAGGTTTTGCTCCACCCTTTTCTGGTGTTATCGATATTAGTGATGAAGATGTAAGTGATAATCAAATCCCAGAAGTTAAAAAGCTTTCTGATTCAACCTTGAAGACTACCCCTGAGTGCATTAATCTTGAACATATTGATGAAATTGAAGATGATATGTTTGGATTTACAAGTGGTAAAAGGAAAAGATGCTCCAATATAGTTACAAGTGATAATGAAaccagtgatgatgatgatgatgatgatgatgctccaatTTGCACACTCATAAAGAAAGATTataaagatgaagataaagatgaTATAAGTAGGGTGCCTTTAAGGAGACTTAGAAAGTTAGATGACATGAATAAAAGTGGGAATAGTTTAAGTgaggatgaagaagatgatgatagtTTGGGTGGATTTATCGTTGAGAGTTCTGAATCTGAATCTGAATCTGGAAGTGGTGATAGTGATACTGATGGATGTGATGAATCTGAAGATGGATTAAATGGATATAAATTAACTTTAGATAAAATTAGGAGAAAAAAGGATTTGAATATGAAATGGGAATTAGAGGGAGATATGTTAGCTGATTTTGGGAAGAATCCTGAATTGTGTATGAAAGCTGTGTGTGTTCTTTATAAACAACAAACAAAAGATGAGAAAGAATGTAAAGCAACAATATATCACAATGAACGAGGGTTTAGTCAGCCTGATGCAAAgag GGCTAGTAAGGTGGCTGAATTTTTGACTGAAAAAGACCCAAATTGTGATTTGAAGAAAACAGTTGAAGAACTGAAAAGATATGACTCAAAGGGGATTAAATATTGCAGGAGACTCGCGATTAAATATTCAAAGCAGTTGTTTGAGATTTACAAGAACAAAGAAGATCCCAATTTCATGCCTTAA